The window GGTCaatgaattaaaattacaaagattttgttttttaaacttttcccATTATTATAGAAGGCACATTCACCAATTTGatgataattttttatttttatcttattatttttgaaccacctctccctcctcttctttgcTTATGTCTCtgtttaatttcctttaaaaagctttgtgatcttttaatcttcttttttttatttaatattatattacttaatataataattattgttatgctgtttttctgtcttttttatgtttttaatgcaaaactTAAAGCACTCTGAATTGCCTCcgtgtatgaaatgtgctattCAAAAACACTTGCCTTGTCAACATTGACTGATTTTAAGATATAGCGTATTTTAACtcatatatatgtaatatttgaAATTTCTGAACATGCATAGGAAGAGGAAGTAGatttaaatgtatatgaatgtttttttcttaatagtGTAGAACCAAAGCATCACCAAAAAGATGCTTGTGTTTCTACATGTTAACTGTGAATGTGTGGGACCTGATACAGAGACAGGACTGTCGTCTTCTCCACATGACATCCGCCTTGGTCATGTGActattttataccttttttatataataattcTTGAGGGGAAACTCTCCTACACACTTCAGAGGAAAATTACAGTGCCCTCCCCCTTTTCTTACCCCCCCCATAATAAACTTCATACAGCcatgaaacacattaaaactcTATGAGGAATGACCAGAGACAAAAACGTCTCGTTTCACTGTGCTGTTGTCTGTTCAGGATTCATTGTTGTCGGTCCCAGTTTCCAACGGATTTGtgggaaaaaggaaacaaagttGTCTCAAGAAAAAGCGAATCAGTGTTTCCTTCAGCTGCTGTGATGTGAATATTAAACGGATGACATCAACAGCAGACGTCCAATGAGAAGGCTCTGTTGCTGGGCTGGCGTGATGAATGAACAATGATTCGTCAGCCGTTTCACATTTTCAGCCCGGAGCTGTTTCCTCCACAGCTCTGATCTCGGTGTTCAGTCTGAGTCAGGTCAATggctcagcctcagctgtacatGTTGATGTTATCAAGTAGCTCAAAACATCCAAGAAATAATTACAACAGGGAAACTTGATTATTCTGGAAGCTTCAATATATCTGACTCGGCAATTCATAGCACAGAAGtgccagaaaaccaaacaagCACGGACGCCTCACGTCTGCCAAACACTGAAAACGTTAGATGGGTGAAAATTTAGTCTGTTTCTGTCAAGGTGTCGCAGCCTGGATGTAAACTCCCTGTTTATCTTTGTGAACACAAGCTGCAGTGAAGGAACGGGCCGggacacatcatcatcaccccATCCAGGAAGGCGTGAGGAAACCTGGACTCAAACTGGATTTAGATGGACCAGGATCAACAacatgaggagaggaggggtggggggggcaacTACGAGGGCTGAGCAGGAACACGTTTGGACAATACAACCTGTTAGTTCAGATTCATCTTTAAAAAGGCGGGATCCTGTCACGTCTGCGTACCTGAGGTCAGGGAATGTCCTGGCCAGACTGACCATCTCCAGCTGAACACTTCCTGGATCCTGCAGACGGAGAACCTCAGCGACGCCGCACAGAGCCTCTCCGAGCCACAAGGACTCGCTGCAGCcctgaggaaagaaaatactgtaatacCAGCACCAGAGGAACAAGTACTCACATCCCTTACTTCAGTTAAAGTACAAACATACTCCcttacaagtacaagtcctgaattaaaaatgttacataagtAAAATCAGCAAAAGTGCAATTTAAGTATAAAAAGTCATTCATTATggtattattctgtttttataacTAACAAATACATGTGTTGTGGAGCTAGTTTTAGATACTTGACATATGACTGGGTAGAGATtactaataaaaaacacatacacacactcatacacacataaactgtatcatgtgtttattttgtttttgtaaaatctgaatctgaatagTAAAAATAAGTGTAACTCTCAGATAAAAGTAGTGCAGTAATAAGTACCTGAAATCTGTGCTGAAGCACAGTAATCGAGTAactgtacttagttacattccacccCTGACCAACCCTGATGATGAGCGTGCATGTGTCTCACCCCCTCTTTGAAGAAGTCGTTGATCTTTTGAGCGTCCTCTTTCATCCGCTGAGCTCCGCCaacctgctgctctctgctcttCATCCTGgtcttcatcatcctcttcacatACTGAAGTACCACGTCCTCATGTAGGACACACAGCAGGGACTATGGGGACAAAGAGGCACGTGGTCAGGGAGAGACTGGTGGGAAACAGACAGGTAAGAAGGCAAAGAAAACGAAGACGCCGTCTCACCTGTGTGCAGGCTGGTTTCAGATCAGTCAGGTCCATCAGCTGTTGGCTCAGAGAGTCCAGCAGAGAGTCGACGACAGGAAGTGACCCGTCCAACCAGCCAGACGTCCACAGGTGACTGTAAagcacctgaacacacacacacacacacacacaggtgactGTAACACACCTGAACACCTGAAACCAAATCGTCTGGGGAGGGTTTCATCTATATTCATATTTGAGTGTCACCAGTGTGTGAGCAGTGAGATTACTGCAGTAACATCAGTACCTTCAGGTGGCGGTGAATGGGACAGGTGAAATACTTGCACCCACAATCCCTCAGGGCAGACAGAGTGTCCAGACAGCAACGTCTTTGCTTCTCAGACAGGCTTCCTGTTGAAGAAGTGACATAATCCCTGTGGAGAGTGACAGACAGCCAATCAGCTGCAGAGAAACCAGGTCAGCCCTCACCTGAAGCAGGTCAACAGCAGTTCAGAGGTTTACCCTTCAAGTGAACAACAACACTTTAAATTAACCGTGTTTACTCAATTAATTAAAGACCAAAACACTCATCTGTAACTGCAGGTAATGAGATGAGTTTGATATCAGCAGGCGATCTCACCTGAACTGCTCCTCACAGACCAGGTGAGCTTTGATCACTGAGCCCACGTTACTGTGGCTCCCCTTCACAAACTCCTCCACACTCTTCTTATAGCTGTAACACATGTCAGTTCATGTATTTACACACATCGACAGCCTGGTGGATCTTGCTGTGTGTGGTGGACACGGTTTACCTGCTGAGGAAGCTCTCCAGGTGAGTTGTGATCCTCTGAGTCTTGTTCTGGTCTCTGATCACATGGCTGAACTCAACCAGGGAGCTGTCTATCACCTGGAAACACAAACGCTGTGATATATCCATCAGCCTGAACAGAAAGACTGTAGTTCAAGTAAAACCCAGGTAAATTTGTCAAACACCTGTTTAAATCACTGCCTGGATTACAGGTGTTTCATACAGAACTtctacacacacagtttttttttcccccaacctTACCTGACTCTGTCTGACCTGTATCTCACCtgcactgactctgtctcaAATGTATCTCAATtgcactgactctgtctcacctgtatctcacccacactgactctgtctcacctgtatctcACCTGCGctgactctgtctcacctgtatctcTCCCACACTgacactgtctcacctgtatctcTCCCgcactgactctgtctcacctgtatctcAATTGCACTGACTCTGTCTAACCTGTATCTCTCccacactgactctgtctcacctgtatctcACCTGCGCTGACTCTGTCTAACCTGTATCTCTCccacactgactctgtctcacctgtatctcTCCCGCACTGACTCTGTCTCAAATGTATCTCAATtgcactgactctgtctcacctgtatctcACCTGCGctgactctgtctcacctgtatctcAATtgcactgactctgtctcacctgtatctcTCCTGCACTGACTGTGTCTCACCTGTATCTCTCCCgcactgactctgtctcacctgtatctcAATtgcactgactctgtctcaAATGTATCTCACCTGCGCTGACTGTGTCCCACCTGTATCTCACCTGCGCTGACTCTTTCTCACCTGTATCTCTCTCGCTGACTCTGTCTCAAATGTATCTCAATtgcactgactctgtctcacctgtattTCACCTGCGctgactctgtctcacctgtatctcACCTGCGctgactctgtctcacctgtatctcAATtgcactgactctgtctcacctgtattTCACCtgcactgactctgtctcacctgtatctctcccacactgactctgtctcacctgtatctcAATtgcactgactctgtctcaAATGTATCTCACCTGCGCTGACTGTGTCCCACCTGTATCTCACCTGCGCTGACTCTTTCTCACCTGTATCTCACCTGCGCTGACTCTGTCTCAAATGTATCTCAATtgcactgactctgtctcacctgtattTCACCTGCGctgactctgtctcacctgtatctcACCTGCGctgactctgtctcacctgtatctcacctgcactgactctgtctcacctgtatctcacctgcactgactctgtctcacctgtatctcacctgcactgactctgtctcacctgtatctcACCCgcactgactctgtctcacctgtatctctcctgcactgactctgtctcaactctgtctcacctgtatctctcccacactgactctgtctcacctgtatctcACCTGCGctgactctgtctcacctgtatctcAATtgcactgactctgtctcacctgtatctcACCTGCGctgactctgtctcacctgtatctcAATtgcactgactctgtctcacctgtatctcTCCTGCACTGACTGTGTCTCACCTGTATCTCACCTGCGCTGACTCTGTCTCAAATGTATCTCAATtgcactgactctgtctcacctgtattTCACCTGCGCTGACTCTTTCTCACCTGTATCTCTCCTGCACTGACTGTGTCTCACCTGTATCTCACCtgcactgactctgtctcacctgtatctcacctgcactgactctgtctcacctgtatctTTCCtgcactgactctgtctcacctgttaCTCACCCgcactgactctgtctcacctgtatctctcccacactgactctgtctcacctgtatctcACCTGCGctgactctgtctcacctgtatctcAATtgcactgactctgtctcacctgtatctcAATtgcactgactctgtctcacctgtatctcTCCCGCACTGACTGTGTCTCACCTGTGTTTCACCTGCGctgactctgtctcacctgtatgACATCTACAGCCAGTGGGCTGAAGTAATAACTGTCGATGAGTTCAGGTTTCTTGCCGCTGAGCCagctctcctcttctttctttaaCGCTGTGCTAAGCCACAATGTCACTTTGTcctgaaggaaagaaaatgcaTACGACACGTAAACGTTGACACACGAGACAGGACTAATATTTCCATGTGATGTAATGATGCGGTTATGAAAAAGACACTGTGGTGTCCTGAGTTTGAATATATCGCTCTGGTAGGTATCAGCCTGATAGTTTCCGTTTCAAGGCTCTTTGAGGGTCCTGATAAAGAATATATAGGGTATGTGTTACCCTCTCATAGGATCTATAAGTACTTTGGCTTCTCAAACTATTTAAAGAAAACACCATAACATTAGATTTAGATCAGTGCTCTGCTGGTTTTTACCTCTTTGTGGGTCAGGTACTGCTCTTCCATCCGTTTCAGAtcatcctgcagcagcagagaaccCAGGCAGACCGTCTTTATCTGTCCATCCAGGTCttcatgttttaatattttactgagAGGGAAACATGAACaggactcaaacacacacctgaggTTTTCCACTGAAATATTCTGAACGTTTGTGGCCCCAGGCTGGTTCCAGACTGTGAATCCTGCGCACATCTCcgattttaaaagaaattcacattaaaaactgtaGCAGACAAAATAACGGTGCAGTCTGTCCCAACcaagtttttcaaatgaaatccGAGTTTTGTGTTATCTTACTCACTtactgtctttctctgtcacatttAATGCTCTGTTTTCTTATTGGTAGTCCTGATTCAAATAgttcactgtgttttctttctctcagtttgtCTCTTTGCTGCTGTAACGTGACTTTACCCTCAGGGACCAATAAAGTGTGATCtaaaataatgatataatgtCAAAatctgaacaacaacaacaaaaaaactgcaacagttTGAGCATTTTCTCCTTAGAAAGCCAGAAACGGATGTCCTCACACGGAGAAAATGCAGTGGTGACACAGCGATGATCAGAAATTCAAGTTTGATCGctcataaaaaataatgcacaTATCGAGGGTCCTTATTGAGACCGGACTACAACGTCGCCCGGACTGGACGTCAGCTGCATAATGAAGGTGTGTTCATAAGGTGCAGTTCACAAGACTGTGTGACATAGAAATAAAAAGCGTTTTCAACATCATCTCTGTTTGTTCCTGTGCAAAATGCAGCACCATTTCCTCCCATGTTAATTTAAGCGGGccacatttagtttttaatccAGGTTTGTGGCCCGGAAATGTTTACTCTGTCTTCTGCGTAAATGgcgtatttttaaaaattatgaattttaattaagtttgttatcacatttttgtatatactgtataacctCAGTACGTTGACTTAGTTAATTGCCTGCAcacctaaaacaaacacatggtAAAACGGTGCCTTTTCCTGCATACAAATACTTCCACCGTTTAATATTTCATACTGTAACTGCAACTTGTTAGTGTCTGAGAGTCTGTTAAAACAGTGacatctcactctctcctcctgctgAAAGTATGTGTTTGGTGCTTCATCAATAACTTCTTTAGGAGTGTTTTCAGTCCTAGTTGAGGACTTCAGGAAACAAATTGCTTATGATAAATGTCAAAGAGCTAGGGTTTTAGTCTTAATGTCTGTGAGCAGTGACTCACTGTGGATAGTAGTGGTTGACCCAGAACAGCAGGTAGCTGCAGTCGTCTATTTCTAGTCCGGAAGCAGCAAGTTCAGTCAGCCGAGCAGAGAACCGCTGATGGTAGAGTCCAGCATAGACATTCAGGATGTCCATCTGTGGAGGGTAACAGTCCTTCACCGTCCTCACCACCATCAGGAGGTCCTCCTTCACACGCTTCCCCATACGACACACCTGCAAACGTTTGTTAGCAACTGAACTACAAATCTCAGTCATGACAAATGTGAGTCCAGATCCGAAAGCAACACACTGATGACACTCTTCATTTTATATCGGATAATTAGCGATTCGTCTAAAACATTGATGTCACTCCCCGTTTTAACTCTACGAACACCGATTACACTCCCCATCTTGTCTCTAAAATCATCTAAACTTGTGCTAATGAGAAAATGACTTTAATATCTGTTGAGACAAAACATGGAGTCTATTAGATGATTTTAGAGATATACAGGCGACTGCAGCTCAAGTTTTTGATTATTAATGATCATCGgtttttcaggttgttttttggGGAGTGTCATCAATGTTTTTAGAGGTAGAGCAGGAAttgtaattgttgtttttagagAGAAAATGATCTGTAACTGGTGTTTTGTAATCCATGTTTTTATAGATATAACACAAGTGATGCTTTTAGAGAATGTAATGGATGTTTTTACAGATAAAACAGGGAGTGAAAATGGATGTTTTTAGAGACTCTTGAGATATTTTGGAAGTGTCTTGTTGTCTCtcagtgtcattctcattgatgACTCACCTCCCTCTTCACAGGTGAGGACAGTCCGTCGGTTCCACTCGACTCGTCCTCTGCAGCCTTTGTCAGTCTGGATTCCACTATGTTCTGCAGCAGAGTGTTGTGAGTGCTGACACATTTCAGAGGACGCCACACTGGGAATCTGTCCTTGGGACAGCCTGTCCAGCGCCTGTCCTGCACCTCCTGCTGCTGGATGGAGGCCACAGCACTCCTCAGGGCATCCAGCTgtcctgaggaggaggaggaggaggcgttGAAGGTGTTGTGGACAGCCATCCATATCTGCAGTTTCAGAGCCTCGAAGTCCTCCTGCAGCTGGTCCTCCTCCCTACTGGGAGAGTCCTGACTGAAGAGCTGCTCCTCCCTGACGATCAGCCTCCTGCTGATCTCCTCCAAcagctccttctcctcctgctgccgCTCCTCCACACAGTCCACTTCATTCTCTGTGAAGCAGAGCAGGTTGAACAACACTGCAGTCATTTCCACAGACAACAGACTGTTCTCATGATTTTATGAACGAGTTCTTACAGAACCTAAACCTGTGAGAAACCAGAGTAGATGctgaaaggaagaagaaacagaacCGCAAAGCCTGGAGGTTCACCGAAAATATGCACTGTGAGAGAGATCCTGGATCATATAATATTCTATATACTAACTGGGGTTCTGCTGGTTCTAGTTGAGTTCTGCTGCCTCTATCTGAGGTTCTTGTGGTTATTTGTGTGTTCTAACTAAAATTCTTTCGGTTGTACCTGAGGTTTTGTTGGTTCTAGTTCAGGTTCTGCTAATTCTGGCTGATTCCGATCATTCAGATGAACAGGGTGGTTCTCTGGGTTTTACCAGAGGTTCTGTTAGTTCCACTTCATGCTCTATTGGTTCAAATGCAACGTTCTGTTTGTTCTAGCAGTGGTTTTGCTGATCCTACCCTGAGGTTCTGATGCTTCTATCTGAGATTAAGCTTGTTGTACATGAGGTTCTGTTCTGATGTTCTGCGGGGAGATTTTTGGGTTCTAGCTGAGCTTCACTTTGTTTTAGCTGAGGGTCTGATATTTCTAACTGAGTTCTGTGGGTTGAAGCTGTGGTTGTGTTGGTTCAAAGTGAAGTTCTGTTGGTTCTAGCTAGGGATGTGTTGGTTATACGTGAAGTTTGTAGTTTCTCAGTTCTACTAAAGGTTCTGGCGGTTCTAGCTGATGAGGTTCTGTAGGTTTTACTAGGTTCTGACCTTTGGTGCAGTTTTGGTTCTGCTGCCTGCGGTTCTTCCAGAACTTTGCGGGGTTCTTGAGTTTCGGCAGTCCCCTCGTCTCTCCTCCTCGGTCCTCCTCACCACCTCCTGCTGAACATTCAACACCAACTTTATCGATAACAGCTTCATGTTCTTATTCAGTAGAATAATAAACTCAGAACATATTCTGTCACACTGCAGCCAGTGTTCTGTGGAGAACCTAGTAAAACATCCTGGGACATTCAGTGTCTGATGTTCTCTATGTGACTCTGAGACACAACATCACATTTGTAAACTGATGTTATCAATAAATCACTGGAAGGgtttaaaatgtgtatgtttttgaggGAAGTTTGGTCCACATACTGACTCAAACCTTCAGCGTTAGGAGGACAAAACAGAATCAGACACGATTTAGTGGAAACACCGAACACTCAGCCCGGAGACAAACAGGAGAACAGCTGATTACTGAGCCGCAGGAGCCTTCAGCGCTTCTCTCTGCTCctagaaatgtttcatctgaaTGAATCTGAAAGTTAAATCATGATGTTGATCCACTTGGACTTTTCCGAATAAATTCCTCGCTTTTAATGACGATTCAGAAAGATCAATAATCCgttcacacagagaaaatatcCGGTTCGTCAGAGCTCAGTGAATAAAAGCTTCTGATCAACACGTGAAAAAACctccttcagaataaaactcCCACATTAAACCGCAGTTTTTAAGTTAAAACGACGACCGGCAGCTGCTTCCTACCTTTCATCTCTCGGTCATTTGATTCTCCGATGGAGCAGCCCGGAGGGGCGGGGGGGTGGAGCCAAGTTTCAGTGTTCAGGAGCCATTGAACGTGTAGAACGCTGTTTGCTGTAATGGAGGCTgagcacagagacacagaaatgaTCCAGAACATAAGGACCACTCACACACGGAGTGAGCAGTCTCTCCTGGTCTACATGCTGGATGTGGGACGAAGGAGCGGGTGTAAAGACCTGAATCACACTAAGAAGGACCAGATCGTTATGGTCAGAGGACCAGGTCGGAGCATCTCCGAAACAACAAGGTGGGTGGGGGGCTGCTGGTCAGAGGTCCCAGTGGGGACAAACCATGAACCAGAGACAGAGTGTCGGGGACCAAGGCTCATTGATATGTGAGGGGAACGAAGGCTATCCCGTCTGGTCCGGGCCAACAGAGGGACTACTGTGGCACAGGTCACAGAAAATGATATTATTTGAGGAACGAGTCACCGCCCTGCTGTGTATTAGCTGTGTAGACTGGTCAGTGTCCTTACGCTGACCCCTGTCCACTGCCCAAAGGTCCCACATTGGGCACAGGAGCAGAACTAGACCTtggagcaatggaagaaggTCTCCTGGTCCAATGACTCGGGTGGTTTTCCCAGCTGAGAAGAGATGGCAACAAGATGCACTGTGGGAAAAAGACTGTATGTGATGCTCTGGACCTTGTTTTCCTGGGAAACCCTGGGACCTGGCATTCATGTGGACCTCATTTTGACACGTGCCACCTACCTAAACCTTGTTTTAGACCAGGTACACCCCGCCATGGCAGCGGTATTCCCCAATGGCCCTGCCTCTCTGTACACATTGTTCAGGAATGGTGCGAGGAACTTGATGACGAGTTCAAGGTGATGTCCTGAACTCCAAATTCCCCCGATCTGAGTCTGATCGAGCATCTGGAAGAACAAGTGTGATCCACATCGGCTCCACCTTGAAACTTCTGGGACTTGAGGATCTGCTGCTGATGTCTTGGTGCCAGATACCACAGGGACCTTCAGAGGTCTGGTAGAGTCCATGTCTCAACCAGCAGTGTGTTAGACAGGTGGTCATAATAGTTTTGTAGTTTATTTCTTGGTCTCCTGACAGTATTATGGCTGATcagtctgatcaacagtcctGTAAAAATCCACCTCCGTGAAGGTTCGCtgtggaggatgtagtttgtgctgtTGTTGAACTGTGTTGCATTACACAGAGGGGTGTTTCTATTATTcagcctaccctcattgatttgaatgggacggacaaaataatagaaacaccagTGATCAAACAATTGAATCCTCACGTCTCTGATGCAGTTTGACTCCACCTGATTATTAGAACCTTCACGGAGGAGgattattacaggactgttgttcAGACTGACTCAGTTACCACAACTGGTCACAACtgtataaatgtacatatatatacacatataatacacacacacacacacacacacacacacacacacacacacacatacatatatatacacacatacacacacacacacacatatatatacacatataatacacacacacacacacacaacagcatcATAGCTTGAGCTGTGAATCCGACAGATGTGAATGATTCTCAGAATATGTCTGTACAGTCTGTGACTATAAACGCCCTGAAACATGATGTGGCAAAAAAGATGATCtcacctctgctgctctgctgactCCTGCTGGACAGAAGGGAGCCCCACATCATCAGAACCAGGATCCAGATCAGCCAAAACCTACAGAGGATTTAATATCGAGGACCAGATGACCCGGaatctgctgctgcagaaaacaaCGGATGTCTAAAGCCTCCTGGAGAGTCTCAGAgcatcttctctctgtcctcctctgagAAACCTTCACTTTCGGtttcagacccccccccctcatctaacacccccccccacacacacatacatttcatCTGATCTAAGTGGGAAGTTTAGAGCGAGAATAAGGGAATAACCCCTCTGCTGAGGAAAGTGAAGCAGTGCCCTAACCCTTTCCGATTTCCCTCTCTGATGAACCCTGTGTATTCAGACGTGTCACAACAAGATCGATGAAATGAATCAGTGAATTGATCCGACAGGTTCAGTCATTAACCTTGACCTGAGACCTAAAGTCGCCGGAATGGTGGAGTTTGGTGTGGCCGGTCCTCTGCCTGTCAGACACATTTTAGGGTAAAACATGCCGACGATGTCACCTGGCTTGTATCCAATCAGATGTGAGCTGAGCTGAGACTGTGTGCACGTGATGTCGCTTTGTACTGTAACTCGATCGATCGTCAGCTGTTAATAATCAATGCCACTCTGATCAATAATAGATGGAGGAATGTGATCAGGTCACAGCTCAGGTGGAGAGGGGGCGGAGCCCCTGCAGTCAGAGGGGTGGAGCACTGTGGCTCCATAAACACATCAGatttaacaagaaaaagaaaacaacaccagAAAAATCTGGCCTCATAATCCTCCAATAATCTCAGACCACAAATATAAGATCTTGTGTTATAAATGAATTCATGTTGCTGTTCACGTttaatttcattgaa is drawn from Xiphias gladius isolate SHS-SW01 ecotype Sanya breed wild chromosome 4, ASM1685928v1, whole genome shotgun sequence and contains these coding sequences:
- the LOC120788624 gene encoding tumor necrosis factor alpha-induced protein 2-like isoform X2 — its product is MKAGGGEEDRGGETRGLPKLKNPAKFWKNRRQQNQNCTKENEVDCVEERQQEEKELLEEISRRLIVREEQLFSQDSPSREEDQLQEDFEALKLQIWMAVHNTFNASSSSSSGQLDALRSAVASIQQQEVQDRRWTGCPKDRFPVWRPLKCVSTHNTLLQNIVESRLTKAAEDESSGTDGLSSPVKREVCRMGKRVKEDLLMVVRTVKDCYPPQMDILNVYAGLYHQRFSARLTELAASGLEIDDCSYLLFWVNHYYPHKILKHEDLDGQIKTVCLGSLLLQDDLKRMEEQYLTHKEDKVTLWLSTALKKEEESWLSGKKPELIDSYYFSPLAVDVIQVIDSSLVEFSHVIRDQNKTQRITTHLESFLSSYKKSVEEFVKGSHSNVGSVIKAHLVCEEQFRDYVTSSTGSLSEKQRRCCLDTLSALRDCGCKYFTCPIHRHLKVLYSHLWTSGWLDGSLPVVDSLLDSLSQQLMDLTDLKPACTQSLLCVLHEDVVLQYVKRMMKTRMKSREQQVGGAQRMKEDAQKINDFFKEGGCSESLWLGEALCGVAEVLRLQDPGSVQLEMVSLARTFPDLRLSQQLVRVREEPGLV
- the LOC120788624 gene encoding tumor necrosis factor alpha-induced protein 2-like isoform X1; the protein is MKAGGGEEDRGGETRGLPKLKNPAKFWKNRRQQNQNCTKENEVDCVEERQQEEKELLEEISRRLIVREEQLFSQDSPSREEDQLQEDFEALKLQIWMAVHNTFNASSSSSSGQLDALRSAVASIQQQEVQDRRWTGCPKDRFPVWRPLKCVSTHNTLLQNIVESRLTKAAEDESSGTDGLSSPVKREVCRMGKRVKEDLLMVVRTVKDCYPPQMDILNVYAGLYHQRFSARLTELAASGLEIDDCSYLLFWVNHYYPHKILKHEDLDGQIKTVCLGSLLLQDDLKRMEEQYLTHKEDKVTLWLSTALKKEEESWLSGKKPELIDSYYFSPLAVDVIQVIDSSLVEFSHVIRDQNKTQRITTHLESFLSSYKKSVEEFVKGSHSNVGSVIKAHLVCEEQFRDYVTSSTGSLSEKQRRCCLDTLSALRDCGCKYFTCPIHRHLKVLYSHLWTSGWLDGSLPVVDSLLDSLSQQLMDLTDLKPACTQSLLCVLHEDVVLQYVKRMMKTRMKSREQQVGGAQRMKEDAQKINDFFKEGGCSESLWLGEALCGVAEVLRLQDPGSVQLEMVSLARTFPDLSNAHVSALLSLKTGLSAADVRSIRRSVEENRLLDVSTSHSPPLFSKVAMLKNRQLNKHLVEGLRSHMML